The sequence GTACGTTCCAGATCTAGCAGGAGCTCACGAGCGGTGGGCGTTCGCATTTAGTGCCAAGAAGGACTGGCGGGGCAAGGTCCGCACAGACGTTGCCAGCATTGTTGGTACGGGCCGTGGCTATCCGCGCGTGTACTTCATCACGAATCAGTTCGCACCCTCCAAAGACAGCGCAGCGATTCAAGATGAGCTTCTGGCAAAGCACCAGGTCCCGGTCACAATTCTTGACCGAACCTGGCTGCTGGAAAGCGTCTTCGATCACGACAGCCTTGACATCGCCATCGACGCACTCGGTGTAGGTGCGGGGACTGAGCATGAAGTACGAAAGCAAGGGCCTGAGGATTTTAGGCGCGCTAACGAACTTGAGACGCTGCAAAAAGCCATCGGTGACGGTACGCAATATAGCGGCACGACTTCTGCGCTTGCGGAGGATTGCCTGAAGGCGGCTTTACTCGCCCGCGGTATCGAGCGGCCACGATATGAAGTTGAAGGACTCTTTCATCGAGCAATTCGCGTTGCCCGTGACAACAAGCTTGAAAGTCACTTACTTGCTGCAACTTATACCCTCGCGTGGACGTCATTCTTCTGGTTTGACGATTTTGCCATGCTAAATGCCCTTTTCGACGAAGTAGAATCGCTAGCCTTGCCGTCCGATATTTCAGAAGACCTAGAGCGGGTCTCAAACCTCTTACAGCTTGTTCGAAACTCCGTCACTTCGGGAACATTGCTAGCAGAGGCAGCGAGACTTGAAACGCGGACGGAGAGCCTTCTGAAAGCGCTTGATCGTGTGCGCGCTGATACGTCTCGACCCAACAATGCTTTGCATGCTCACGCGATTTCGCTGCTGACGCGGCTACCGTATTTTATGCTTCCGCATCTGGATGTTCTACGTTTGCAGGTAAATCCGTGTGAGGGAGCAGTGCTCACGCCGACTTTAGAATTTATTGATAGGGACGGTTTTGCTGTTGGCGTTGTCTCACACGCACCGACGTTGGCTTGTACGACCCGCGAGGAAGCGATGACCTTTCCCCGTTGGCTGCAAGAAGCCGTCGTAGAGATGTTCGTCCGCTTTGCTATTCCCGCAAATATGGACGATTGGGCGACAAGCGTCTTAGGCGAAGAGAACGGGTTTTCGCGGGCTCTAACCTTCTCGCATGTACCAAATATGCTCAGAATCATCTTTGGCGACATCCCGCGGCTTTCCATCGGCCAATGGACTGAGGCGAGCGATCGTACCTTTGAAGTCAGGCGTTTGTCGCCATGGCAGCCCGAATTGCAGGCTGCAGCGAACGGCCGGACGCAGGCAGCGAAATTCGGCGAAGGTGCACCACCCGAGTCGATGCTCAATCCTGAACGCATGAAGCACTCTGACGTGCAGGTCGTTACACCAATTGACGTTCATAAATGGAATGCAGCCGGGTGGAACGGTGTTCTCTTTGCATCGGACGCGCCCAATAAGCCACCAGTGTTGGCCCTGGCGTTCGAGAACCGGACAGCAGCTGAAGGCATATTTCAGGGGTTCAAGGGGAGATTTGGGCCACACGACCCTGACAATGCTCTTCGCGTTGCGATTATCAGAGGCATCTATATTTCCCATCCCAGCGCTTACGCGGTGATTATCGGCCCAAACCCCGAAAAACTTCCGATAACGAGGGATTCCGCCGTCGGTTTCGTGTCGCGCATCAATGTCATGAGACCGGCTAGCAGCCGAAACCTCGACATGTTTCTCGCAGAATTTACTCGACATGGCCGCTTTGTATTGACCGCAGCACATCTTCCAACTCGCGAAAGCGTGCCAGAATTACTAGACGGCGCCCTTGGGAAATATCACCTCGTGGTTCGTGAAGCGTGGCAAATTTCGGAGAACGACCCGGACGCTGTCGTGCTTAGTGCTGATGACCCCCCTGTTATTCCACCCGATCAACCCACCGCGCCCGTTTTGAAAGCCATGGCTTGGATGGAAAAAATGCGTCAAAGGGAAAGGACTTCACGTAGCAAACCGTAGTATGGTTGTGAAAACTATCATCCGTCCGCAGGGAGGGCGATAGCTTTCGCTTCTCTCTAACCAACCTTCGAATTGTCACTGTCATCGAGATTGGTTTCGGCTTCGACGCTTATCAAATACCCAGCCGCCGAAATTCCCTCTTTGCGCCCGACCTCATCCCTCCTAAACTCCCACCACTACCGGCATGGGTTCCGACGGGCCCGGTAGAAGCGGAGTCGACTTATGCCCAAACCGGAAAGCTTCCCGATCGAGGAGATTTTCGTTCCCACGAAGCAGAAGAAAGCCATCAAGCCCGAGATCGTCGCGGAGATTGCGGAAAGTATTTTGGACATCGGACAGCAGGCTCCCATTTCCGTTCGGCGCGACGGAGACCGCCTCGTTCTGGTCGAGGGACTGCATCGGTTAGAGGCCTGCAAGGCGCTCGGCGAGACGACCATTCTCGGGGTCGTCGTCACGGCCGAGCTCGCGCAACACAAGCCGCAGCTCGCGGAACGGCCCGAAGTCGAGGCCGAGCGCATCAAGATGGCGCGATTGAAACAGTTGCGCCTCGAGAAGGAAGCCGCAGAGGCATCGACGGCCGCATCGAGGAGCGTCAGCGCATCGGAAGCGCCGCGCACCCGTCCGACGAAAGGCGGCCGCGACAAACCGAAGGCATCACCGGGCCGGACTGTAAGATCGGCACCGAAAACATTGTCGGCCTGGATCACGCAGCAAAAGGGCAGCGGCGGCCGCTATTGATAAATCGACCAGCTCGTCGTCGTTCT comes from Bradyrhizobium diazoefficiens and encodes:
- a CDS encoding ParB N-terminal domain-containing protein: MPKPESFPIEEIFVPTKQKKAIKPEIVAEIAESILDIGQQAPISVRRDGDRLVLVEGLHRLEACKALGETTILGVVVTAELAQHKPQLAERPEVEAERIKMARLKQLRLEKEAAEASTAASRSVSASEAPRTRPTKGGRDKPKASPGRTVRSAPKTLSAWITQQKGSGGRY